A single window of Pectobacterium parmentieri DNA harbors:
- a CDS encoding AAA family ATPase, whose product MYKISSVRIYGLWGEKTLNFKFDDDVNILIGINGTGKTTVINILYSILNAKSEIISKCNFDKITIHLEDEGNPFSTKVIYAARFGKNEDGYDKEVYYDIDGEGYLLVPDESKRLIYNRTKDVSPAKASIVSEEQLNKIIKEIINVVGISTNRSKIGDENSNDDAFFSDFLKSSVVSSKNIDTILEEQIENLKSYQIEKNNKIKEMSIKYQKDILVETLIEVDAKFNRRDLKYKSENFVIKDKSNELIQAYKNLGVIENYNENKYRKKINDNLQTVNNVLKNLKDREFKGIMIQDVVVLSLYEKLNQVVDLSERFKIETENELSSLRDFTKIINDDFYINKSVEINYSGDLKIYLEDKKEINVKDLSSGEKQILTILIESLLQRGMPNIFIADEPEISLHISWQSKIISSIKKLNKKAQVIIATHSPEVAGSYLSKIIDMKEAAE is encoded by the coding sequence ATGTATAAAATATCCTCTGTTAGAATTTATGGTCTTTGGGGAGAAAAAACTTTAAACTTTAAATTTGATGATGATGTAAATATATTGATTGGAATTAATGGGACAGGAAAAACAACAGTAATTAATATATTGTATTCAATCCTAAATGCAAAGTCTGAAATTATATCTAAATGTAATTTTGATAAAATAACAATTCATCTTGAAGATGAAGGAAATCCATTCAGTACGAAAGTTATATATGCAGCAAGATTTGGGAAGAACGAAGACGGCTATGATAAGGAAGTATATTACGATATCGATGGAGAGGGATATCTTCTTGTTCCTGATGAGTCTAAACGATTAATCTATAATAGAACAAAAGATGTTTCACCTGCTAAAGCAAGTATTGTTTCAGAGGAACAGTTAAATAAAATTATTAAAGAAATAATAAATGTTGTTGGCATATCAACGAATAGAAGTAAGATTGGTGATGAAAATAGTAATGATGATGCTTTTTTTTCTGATTTCTTGAAATCTAGTGTGGTGTCAAGTAAAAACATTGATACTATTCTAGAAGAGCAAATAGAGAATTTAAAGTCTTATCAGATTGAAAAAAATAATAAAATAAAAGAAATGTCAATTAAATATCAAAAAGATATTCTTGTTGAAACATTGATTGAGGTTGATGCTAAATTTAATAGGCGAGATTTAAAATATAAATCAGAAAATTTTGTTATTAAAGATAAATCCAATGAATTAATTCAAGCTTATAAAAATTTAGGAGTAATCGAGAATTATAATGAAAATAAATACAGAAAAAAAATTAACGATAATTTACAGACAGTAAATAATGTTTTAAAGAATTTAAAAGATAGGGAATTTAAGGGGATAATGATACAGGATGTTGTTGTTCTCTCGCTGTATGAAAAACTTAATCAAGTTGTAGATTTAAGTGAGCGATTTAAAATAGAAACGGAAAATGAATTATCTTCATTACGTGATTTTACAAAAATAATAAATGATGATTTTTACATTAATAAAAGTGTCGAAATAAATTACAGCGGAGACTTAAAGATTTACCTCGAAGATAAAAAAGAAATTAATGTTAAGGACCTCTCATCGGGAGAGAAGCAGATTTTAACTATATTAATAGAATCTCTATTGCAGCGAGGAATGCCTAATATATTCATTGCTGATGAGCCTGAAATATCTCTTCATATAAGTTGGCAGTCTAAAATAATTAGTTCAATAAAGAAACTAAATAAAAAAGCTCAAGTAATTATAGCAACACATTCACCAGAAGTGGCTGGCAGTTACCTATCAAAAATTATTGATATGAAGGAAGCTGCTGAATGA
- the mtfA gene encoding DgsA anti-repressor MtfA yields MIKWPWKNTQPQVQTQENWQGAISIPLLAPLNDEELQQLVTLAEQFLKQKRLIPLQELVLTEIMQQRIALLFSLPVLSLGIDALDGFHEVLVYPGPFIVEEEWQDDIGLVHKGKIVQSGQSWDQGPIVLNWQEVQDSFDLSGFNLIIHEVAHKLDIRSSGEATGVPLIPLRDIAAWEQQLHGAMDALQEEIDLVGEDAASMDPYAVHDPAECFAVLSEYFFSAPELLEERFPALYRCFQKFYRQDPLTRLKNWQNSINYHAPSIY; encoded by the coding sequence ATGATTAAATGGCCGTGGAAAAACACTCAACCTCAGGTACAGACACAGGAAAACTGGCAAGGAGCGATTTCTATCCCGCTCCTTGCGCCCTTAAATGATGAGGAACTTCAGCAACTGGTCACCCTTGCTGAACAGTTTCTAAAGCAAAAACGCCTGATTCCATTGCAGGAGTTGGTGTTAACGGAAATCATGCAACAGCGCATCGCCCTATTGTTTTCCTTGCCGGTGTTATCGCTGGGCATTGATGCTCTGGATGGCTTTCACGAAGTGCTGGTTTACCCTGGCCCGTTTATTGTCGAGGAAGAGTGGCAGGATGACATCGGGCTCGTGCATAAGGGAAAAATAGTGCAGTCTGGGCAAAGCTGGGATCAGGGGCCGATTGTCCTCAACTGGCAGGAAGTGCAGGATTCCTTCGATCTCTCCGGTTTCAACCTCATTATTCATGAGGTCGCACACAAACTGGATATTCGCAGCAGCGGTGAAGCAACAGGCGTTCCCCTGATTCCACTGCGCGATATTGCAGCTTGGGAACAACAACTGCACGGCGCGATGGATGCCTTACAGGAAGAAATCGATCTGGTAGGCGAAGATGCCGCCAGCATGGACCCCTACGCCGTTCACGATCCAGCAGAGTGCTTTGCAGTGCTGTCGGAATATTTCTTCAGCGCCCCTGAGCTTCTTGAAGAGCGCTTTCCCGCTCTGTACCGCTGCTTCCAAAAATTCTATCGGCAAGATCCACTCACTCGGCTAAAAAACTGGCAAAACAGCATCAACTATCATGCACCATCTATTTACTAA
- a CDS encoding DUF3927 domain-containing protein produces the protein MNTLRLAGVLLFAFMGVAVDFSSYLLSVISDALFISALVFIVWSPLMTGVEKK, from the coding sequence ATGAACACGTTGCGTCTGGCTGGTGTTCTCTTGTTCGCGTTTATGGGCGTCGCAGTAGATTTTTCAAGCTATCTGCTTTCTGTCATCAGTGATGCGTTATTCATCAGCGCATTAGTTTTCATTGTCTGGTCACCGTTAATGACCGGGGTGGAAAAGAAATAA
- a CDS encoding DUF5405 family protein, with translation MENPNYNRVDINGNYAIAKVGYDFGLGEIKCGKEDGDQPYLSTLAVYQNPVSLINDFVHRAIATEIWRGNVTDTKKLLTESKRFAALCQSAFDQLNNDKGQE, from the coding sequence ATGGAAAACCCAAATTATAACCGCGTCGATATCAACGGCAATTACGCAATAGCGAAAGTCGGCTATGACTTCGGATTAGGCGAAATTAAGTGCGGAAAAGAAGACGGTGACCAACCGTATTTATCCACGCTGGCCGTTTATCAGAATCCCGTCAGCCTCATTAACGATTTTGTGCATCGTGCTATCGCCACCGAAATTTGGCGTGGAAACGTTACCGACACAAAGAAACTACTAACCGAAAGCAAGCGCTTTGCCGCGCTGTGTCAGTCAGCCTTTGACCAGCTCAACAACGATAAGGGGCAAGAATAA
- a CDS encoding DUF2732 family protein yields MHRKAENEGIQLMLSQARTEAKADAHTSFSSRLDKLATHASINELSRVEIIELLRQESEAFNNSGSDIKAVM; encoded by the coding sequence ATGCACCGCAAGGCTGAAAACGAGGGCATTCAGTTAATGCTTTCTCAGGCACGCACCGAGGCGAAAGCCGATGCGCACACGTCTTTTTCTTCTCGTCTGGATAAGCTGGCGACTCATGCTTCTATCAATGAATTAAGCAGAGTGGAAATCATCGAGTTATTACGGCAGGAATCCGAAGCCTTTAATAACTCCGGGTCAGATATTAAGGCGGTGATGTAA
- a CDS encoding phage repressor protein CI: protein MKFDGGKGVVERILKAYGFTMQKQLHDHLDVGNGTVSTWIKREYFPGEVVIRCALETGASLTWLATGEGEMFQDLAKPAESAINSAYISLKKIRIVGGRLQDAGTWIADGTLLDDSVSEPAFIEKGNNAWIADMSVTQVSNGRWLLDIDGDVDVYDVARIPGNRIQVSGNATKFECSIDDVKGAGMVVITVEKNI from the coding sequence ATGAAGTTTGATGGCGGGAAAGGCGTAGTTGAAAGAATCCTCAAAGCCTATGGGTTCACGATGCAAAAGCAGTTACATGACCATCTTGATGTTGGTAATGGCACCGTTAGCACTTGGATAAAAAGAGAATACTTTCCTGGAGAGGTAGTTATCCGATGCGCCCTTGAGACTGGAGCTTCGCTAACTTGGTTAGCTACAGGCGAAGGCGAAATGTTTCAAGATCTTGCAAAGCCTGCCGAAAGTGCTATTAATAGTGCCTACATCTCATTGAAAAAGATCAGGATTGTCGGCGGAAGATTACAAGACGCTGGCACATGGATTGCTGACGGCACACTGCTTGATGATTCTGTTTCCGAACCCGCTTTCATAGAGAAAGGCAACAATGCCTGGATCGCCGATATGTCTGTTACTCAGGTCAGCAATGGCCGCTGGCTTTTAGATATTGATGGCGATGTGGATGTGTACGACGTAGCCCGCATCCCAGGTAATCGTATTCAGGTATCCGGTAACGCAACTAAATTCGAGTGCTCTATTGATGATGTTAAGGGCGCTGGGATGGTTGTTATTACTGTTGAAAAAAACATTTAG
- a CDS encoding DUF4435 domain-containing protein has translation MTSSLTYSVNALNILHAFHSGNKIVFVEGDSDKRFWDGLYNSFGINNITTKCVNGCKVIDEYIEKIKEGATGVYVARDRDYKYLFDEPEDLINVMFSYGYSIENTYYTDDILKGIVKSLAAKDIPDDYISIDRDIIKPNINLFFKLVSFDYALFSQGVGEKIMGDSSFRFLEKQDGFQLCKKIVEPIILNAKGKIDYSIYLSYRKKLIKYKGEPLICVRGHFLTGMISNYIKEKVKNASGSKITYDNKLLESIFSNLMNINLRDDVHPHKEYYYHQVSILKK, from the coding sequence ATGACTTCATCGCTGACTTATTCCGTTAACGCTCTTAATATCTTACATGCATTTCATTCTGGAAACAAAATTGTATTTGTTGAGGGAGATAGTGATAAGCGATTCTGGGATGGATTATATAACTCATTTGGTATAAATAATATAACAACTAAATGTGTTAATGGCTGTAAGGTGATTGATGAATATATAGAAAAAATAAAAGAAGGTGCGACGGGAGTATATGTTGCTAGAGATAGGGATTATAAATATTTATTTGATGAACCCGAAGATTTGATTAATGTAATGTTCTCGTATGGATATAGCATCGAGAACACATATTATACAGATGATATCCTTAAAGGAATAGTTAAAAGCCTTGCGGCTAAAGACATTCCTGATGATTATATTTCCATTGATAGAGATATAATAAAGCCTAATATTAATTTGTTTTTCAAATTGGTTTCCTTTGATTATGCCTTGTTTTCTCAAGGGGTGGGGGAAAAAATAATGGGTGATAGTTCATTTCGATTTTTAGAAAAGCAAGATGGCTTTCAACTGTGTAAGAAAATAGTTGAGCCAATTATTTTAAATGCTAAAGGTAAAATAGATTACTCGATATATTTGAGTTACAGGAAAAAGTTAATAAAATATAAAGGTGAACCATTAATTTGCGTTAGAGGGCATTTTCTCACAGGCATGATTTCGAACTACATTAAAGAAAAAGTTAAGAATGCTTCTGGTTCAAAGATTACATACGATAATAAATTACTTGAATCTATATTTAGTAATTTAATGAATATAAATTTAAGAGATGATGTTCATCCACATAAAGAATACTACTATCATCAAGTAAGTATATTAAAAAAATAG
- a CDS encoding tyrosine-type recombinase/integrase, with the protein MAVRKLPTGKWLSETYPKGRTGKRLRKQFVSKGEALSYERQLKFVGISIDTSAAEDAGQNLSELVQRWFDMHGRSLADGEGRLRKLELLCTNLGDPIASLFTKADFAEYRKQRLNGKFGRFDKPVKESTINREHSYLSAVFNELKRLGEWQGDNPLDGIRQYKESDSELAFLYHDDIRLILSECDASSNPDLGSVVRICLATGARWSEAQELKQSQLVPYRVTYINTKGKRNRTVPISPELYQRLPRRRGQLFSPCYDAFRQALKRSQIDLPEGQLTHVLRHTFASHFMMNGGNILVLKDILGHTSIQMTMRYAHFAPDHLDAAVTLNPYDRLEMV; encoded by the coding sequence ATGGCCGTAAGGAAGTTACCCACTGGAAAGTGGTTGAGTGAAACATATCCGAAAGGGCGAACCGGAAAACGCCTGCGTAAGCAGTTTGTCAGCAAAGGTGAGGCGCTGTCTTATGAGCGTCAGCTCAAGTTTGTGGGGATATCGATTGATACTTCTGCGGCAGAAGATGCCGGGCAAAACTTATCTGAACTGGTTCAACGCTGGTTCGATATGCATGGCCGTTCTCTGGCGGATGGGGAAGGGCGGTTACGCAAATTAGAGCTGCTTTGTACGAACTTGGGCGATCCGATAGCCAGTCTATTTACGAAAGCTGATTTTGCTGAATACCGTAAGCAGCGGTTAAACGGTAAGTTTGGGCGTTTCGATAAGCCAGTGAAAGAATCCACCATCAACCGTGAGCATTCGTACTTAAGTGCAGTATTCAATGAATTAAAACGCCTGGGCGAATGGCAAGGGGATAATCCGCTAGATGGGATTCGTCAGTATAAAGAGAGTGACAGCGAGTTAGCCTTTTTGTATCACGATGATATTCGCCTCATTCTTAGCGAGTGTGATGCTTCTAGTAATCCCGATCTCGGTAGTGTGGTGCGTATTTGTCTGGCAACAGGTGCCAGGTGGAGTGAAGCCCAGGAGCTAAAGCAGTCGCAGCTTGTGCCGTACCGTGTGACTTACATTAATACTAAAGGGAAACGTAACCGCACTGTGCCGATCTCACCGGAGCTTTATCAGCGATTACCGCGCCGCCGTGGCCAACTGTTTAGCCCTTGTTATGATGCTTTTCGACAGGCGTTAAAACGTTCCCAAATTGATTTACCAGAAGGGCAGTTAACGCACGTTTTGCGGCATACCTTCGCCAGCCATTTTATGATGAATGGTGGTAATATCCTGGTGCTAAAAGATATTCTCGGCCATACCTCGATCCAGATGACGATGCGCTATGCACACTTTGCCCCCGATCACCTGGATGCGGCCGTTACGTTGAATCCGTATGACAGATTGGAAATGGTGTGA
- a CDS encoding phage regulatory CII family protein — translation MFDYQIAKHPHYANACRAFATRHNLVELAEMVGMNPQMLRNKLNPEQPHRLTCDDLLTITDASEDSTLIDGLLAQLNCLPAVPVNEAKTERLTTYVLQATAAVGAVAAESLSTERMSQTRRNSFMESINSGIRYLSLVGLTLQTRIQANPAMASTVDALSGIGASLNVG, via the coding sequence ATGTTTGATTACCAAATCGCAAAACACCCGCACTATGCCAATGCGTGTCGCGCATTTGCCACCAGGCACAACCTGGTTGAACTGGCGGAAATGGTAGGAATGAACCCGCAGATGCTGCGCAACAAGCTGAACCCGGAACAGCCCCACCGCTTAACGTGCGATGACCTGTTGACCATCACGGATGCTTCTGAGGATTCAACGCTGATCGACGGCTTGCTGGCACAGCTTAATTGCCTACCTGCTGTTCCCGTCAACGAAGCGAAAACAGAACGCCTTACCACTTACGTGTTGCAGGCAACCGCAGCCGTCGGCGCTGTTGCTGCGGAAAGCCTCTCTACCGAGCGAATGAGTCAAACACGGCGAAATTCTTTTATGGAAAGCATCAATTCCGGCATTCGCTATCTGTCGTTAGTCGGGTTGACGCTGCAAACCAGAATACAAGCCAATCCCGCAATGGCTTCAACCGTAGATGCACTGAGCGGGATCGGAGCGTCTTTGAATGTTGGGTAA
- a CDS encoding TraR/DksA family transcriptional regulator, whose translation MPDAMDMVQQRQQDTLDHQIANARNVQRGVSAFECEDCDQPIPEARRAAIDGVTRCATCQGIHELKSKHYRGGL comes from the coding sequence ATGCCGGATGCTATGGACATGGTGCAACAGCGCCAGCAAGACACTTTAGACCATCAGATCGCCAACGCCCGGAACGTCCAGCGCGGTGTTTCTGCGTTTGAATGTGAAGACTGCGATCAGCCCATTCCCGAAGCTCGCCGCGCTGCAATCGACGGCGTGACCCGTTGCGCGACCTGCCAGGGAATCCACGAACTGAAAAGTAAGCATTATCGGGGTGGGCTGTGA
- a CDS encoding tyrosine-type recombinase/integrase, which translates to MSLNDSKIRKLKPSAKSFKVSDSHGLYLLVNSSGSRLWYLKYRINRKESRLGLGAYPDVSLADARQQRDGIRKLLAQNINPAQQRSAERTTSSPEKTFKHVALEWHKSNRSWSENHAARLLASMNNHIFPIIGHLPVTELKTRHFIDLLKGIEKKGLLEVTARTRQHMCNIMRHAVHQELIENNPAANLDGIIAPPVKRHYPALPLERLPALLASIEDYKQGRELTRLAVSLTLHLFIRSSELRFARWSEIDFRNKIWTIPATREAIPGVRYSGRGAKMRTPHIVPLSRQSIAILKQIREISGHQELIFPGDHNPYKPMCENTVNKALRVMGYDTKDEICGHGFRAMACSALMESGLWAQDAVERQMSHQERNSVRAAYIHKAEYLDARKAMMQWWSDYLDTCREAYVPRISRGKVIALRLNN; encoded by the coding sequence ATGTCTCTTAACGACTCAAAAATCCGCAAATTAAAACCATCAGCAAAATCCTTCAAAGTTTCCGATTCTCACGGTCTGTACCTGCTGGTTAATTCAAGCGGTTCACGTCTCTGGTATCTCAAATATCGCATCAATAGAAAAGAATCACGCCTCGGCTTAGGTGCCTACCCTGATGTATCTCTGGCCGACGCTCGTCAGCAGCGTGACGGTATCCGCAAATTGCTAGCGCAGAATATCAACCCCGCACAGCAGCGCTCTGCTGAAAGAACCACTTCCTCACCAGAGAAAACCTTCAAGCATGTGGCATTGGAGTGGCATAAAAGCAACCGCTCATGGTCAGAGAACCATGCCGCCCGTCTGCTCGCCAGCATGAATAACCATATCTTCCCGATAATTGGACATCTGCCGGTCACAGAACTGAAAACTCGCCACTTCATCGATCTGCTGAAAGGTATTGAGAAAAAAGGTCTGCTGGAAGTAACGGCACGAACCCGACAGCATATGTGCAACATCATGCGTCATGCCGTACATCAGGAATTAATAGAGAACAATCCGGCGGCAAATCTGGATGGCATTATCGCCCCTCCAGTTAAACGTCACTACCCTGCCCTTCCATTGGAGCGACTGCCGGCGCTGTTGGCTAGTATTGAGGACTACAAGCAGGGACGTGAATTAACCCGCTTGGCCGTCTCACTCACCCTGCACCTGTTCATCCGTTCCAGCGAACTACGTTTTGCCCGTTGGTCTGAGATCGATTTCAGAAACAAAATCTGGACCATTCCTGCCACTCGTGAAGCTATCCCCGGAGTCCGCTACTCAGGGCGTGGGGCAAAAATGCGCACTCCACATATCGTTCCACTCTCCCGTCAGTCCATCGCTATTCTGAAACAGATACGAGAAATATCCGGGCATCAGGAGCTGATATTTCCTGGTGACCATAATCCGTATAAGCCAATGTGCGAAAACACGGTCAACAAGGCTTTGCGTGTGATGGGTTATGACACAAAAGATGAAATCTGCGGTCACGGATTCCGAGCAATGGCCTGTAGTGCGCTGATGGAGTCTGGACTGTGGGCGCAGGATGCGGTTGAACGGCAGATGAGCCATCAAGAACGTAATAGCGTTCGAGCCGCTTACATCCATAAAGCTGAATATCTCGATGCCCGTAAAGCGATGATGCAGTGGTGGTCCGATTATTTGGATACGTGCCGGGAAGCCTATGTCCCCCGTATATCCAGGGGCAAGGTAATAGCATTAAGACTGAATAACTGA
- a CDS encoding tellurite resistance TerB family protein: MSFFGFGKKVAAAKVELKKVENRDLMEAIVGGCLLVAAADGEIEKEETDKLDKLLRSNPQLGHYGNEITQTISRFTEQLQAGFRVGRMNILREIDDIKNTPKDAEEVFVNMLTIAEADGEIEPEEQKVLEEVGRRLGLRIEDYL; this comes from the coding sequence ATGAGTTTTTTTGGATTCGGAAAAAAAGTAGCAGCAGCAAAAGTCGAACTTAAAAAGGTCGAGAATCGCGATCTGATGGAGGCAATCGTGGGCGGTTGTTTGCTCGTCGCGGCGGCTGATGGCGAAATCGAGAAAGAAGAGACAGACAAACTGGATAAGTTGCTGCGCTCTAACCCTCAGTTGGGGCATTACGGGAATGAAATCACCCAAACTATCAGCCGCTTCACTGAACAGTTACAGGCAGGCTTTCGCGTTGGACGCATGAACATCTTGCGTGAAATCGACGATATCAAAAACACGCCAAAAGATGCCGAAGAGGTTTTCGTTAACATGCTGACGATTGCCGAAGCTGACGGAGAAATTGAGCCAGAAGAACAGAAAGTGCTGGAAGAGGTTGGCCGCCGCCTCGGTCTGCGTATTGAAGATTACCTGTAA
- a CDS encoding HNH endonuclease: MEKQQNTGWSDEELRASVEAYVEMKRFHQVGLTFIKKNYYDSLAARFPRTAKSFEFRMQNISFVYQEMGRDWLPGLTPATNVGAKIFPRLKQFIDDLDPIGEQTEKQFEAQVSALRKKGVKSKPTGNSNPPKKTTQTTSVVRDPEVKAYVLQEAKGVCEYCRNPAPFMQADGLPFLEVHHLKYLANGGSDTVENAAALCPNCHRAMHYAVNKNALLEKLYLAIPRLVRE; the protein is encoded by the coding sequence ATGGAAAAGCAGCAGAATACTGGCTGGAGTGATGAAGAATTAAGGGCGTCAGTTGAAGCCTATGTCGAAATGAAGCGGTTTCACCAGGTTGGGCTGACGTTCATTAAGAAAAACTATTACGACTCACTGGCCGCACGTTTTCCCCGTACCGCTAAATCCTTTGAATTTAGGATGCAAAACATTTCATTTGTCTATCAAGAAATGGGACGCGACTGGCTACCAGGCTTAACACCAGCGACTAACGTCGGCGCTAAAATATTCCCTCGCCTGAAGCAGTTTATTGATGACCTTGACCCGATTGGGGAACAGACTGAGAAACAGTTTGAAGCCCAGGTTAGCGCACTGCGTAAAAAAGGTGTGAAGAGTAAGCCGACAGGCAACAGCAATCCACCAAAGAAGACAACGCAAACAACTTCAGTAGTACGCGATCCGGAAGTGAAAGCCTACGTTCTCCAGGAAGCGAAAGGCGTATGTGAATACTGCCGTAACCCAGCCCCTTTTATGCAAGCTGACGGATTGCCCTTCCTTGAGGTACATCACTTGAAGTACCTGGCAAATGGCGGTTCTGATACCGTTGAAAATGCTGCCGCACTCTGTCCGAACTGCCACAGAGCCATGCACTATGCCGTGAATAAAAATGCGTTGCTTGAAAAGCTATATCTGGCCATTCCACGACTCGTTAGGGAATGA